The window CCATCCGTAACGGTATCAACCAGCTTAACGAATTTTATGAATGGATTTCCATTGTTCGGTAAACTGCTTATAGTTATCACTGTAAGTGCCGATAGATAATCCGGCCCATTCACCGTTACCTTCCAGTATTGAGTTTCTATGGTACCCTGCGTCAGCGGTATCTCTGTCACATTCCCATTGGAAGATTGAAACTCCAGCGTTACTTTTGATAACGATATGTTTTGATTGACGCCGCTTATGTATATGGTGTATACACCATCATTTGAATTCTGCTGGGTCTGATTCGTTATGGTCATGGATGCCTGTGGCGTCGGTGCGGATATTAGTGAAACATAACCACCAAGCAGGGAATAGAGCGTTGCCGCAAGAACTATCGTTATCGCTATGAGCAGTATAGTGGCGATTATAGGTGATACAGCCTTATCCTGCCTGTCAAATCTCATGATACATTCATACATACATAGGGATATTAAAATTGATGCGTTAGAAATGCTATTTCGCATAGGCATTTTCCGATAAAGGTCAATAGCAAATATGGAATATCTGAAATCATGCCCAATATCAGACATAGTGAACTACTCCTAAGCTGAATCTTCGGATCTTCCTTTCATCGAAGAGACCTCTGCTCTTCCGGACATAAGTACAAGCCATATATCGCTATGACCACGGGCGTGTATTCGGACTGCACCGATCCTACTTAAGTATAATTCTATTGTGGGAAGTCCGTGTATCTCTTGTCCAAAGAAGGAGAATTAAAACTTCCCCCAAACCCCTAACCTCTCTTTAAATGCGGTATTCAATGCCTGATCTCCTTATTGCAAATGTGATGAAAGCTGTATGCGTAAGATCATCGCTTGCTGGTCTTGTAGCGCCCTCCCTTACGAGTATTCTGCGTTTCATAAGCTCAACGGTCTCAAGATGTTTCAATCCAGATGCCGCCATCGATACGACAGTCTTTTCGCTCTGATCGAAATTTGGCAGATAGAAACTGACAATTCCGCCAGGTTTCAGCATTGAAGAGATCTTTTCAGCATAATCCCACGGATCTGGAATATCAGCTATTATTGCATCATATGATCTATCACTTCCAAAATCCTTCAGCTCACACAGGTTCACTCTGATATTGGCGGTATCATAGAACTCGTTGATGTTATCAAGCGCCTTCCTGAGATTCTCTTCATCCCTCTCCACGATGGTTAAGGATCCGCTGCCGTTCAACGCCCAGAGTATGTATGAGGACATATTGCCGGATCCAACACCGATCTCTAGAACGTCTCTATCGGGCCTTATGCCTGTTCTGGCAATTATATATGAGGCATCGATCTCTGAGATGATCTGCGTGTTCCGTTTTATAAGTTTACCGAAATAGATCGGCTGAAATTCAGATGCGATGAAACGCTTCCCCTGAACTATTATCTCATCTCCTGGATCTATCACGATTGATGGATCGAGATGATATTTCCGATTTCTGACCAGTATGCTTTTCGAATTTTCATCAAATTTACCAAATTCATCCTCAGATACAAGTATCACTCCGGAAGATCATCACACACAATATTACGCTTTCGCAGGATCAGATCTTAATAAAAGAAATTAGAGACTGAAATCTCCAAGGTATTCCAGTCTTTCTTTGAATTTGAATCTCATAATCACGGTTGATACGATTATCACAGCTATCAGGGCGAAGGAAGCGTAAACTGCATCGACATAAAAGAGATTGAAGTAGATGCTTGCCACTATGGCCACGACCAGCGTTGCTGTTGAGGCGGAGGGTATGAGAAGGTACCTGATGGTGTTCATGAAGTTCATTCTTGTGTGTTTTTTCATATATCTATAGAGTGATGTGTTGGTGAGTATATGTACGATATATGTGATAGGGCTTTCAAGTATAAGGAGAAAGATAGATGACGAGAGAAGCGCATTCAATGGCGACATCTTTGCTATGAATTCAAATCCAGCACCCACACCTATGACTATGGCCATTGATATCAGTGCTAGCGTTATCATGGACATGGTAGGTGTTCCATTATTCCTGTTGATCTCAGAAAGGAATGAAGGCAGCGCACCCTCCCTAGACATGGAGAAGAGGACCCTGGTCGCGTTGGTTCCCAGAGAAACTGTGGCCGTGAAGAATGAATTGAGCACGATGACTATCAGAATCCAGAACACTATACTGCTGGCAAAACCAAAATCTGTTCTGTAGATGGTCAGGAGTGGATACGCGTTGCTACCTATGCCAAAAGTGGATATGTTTTGTGCCCCCCATGTTATAACCTGAGCGTATGAGGCTAGTATTATGGTGACACCAAGT is drawn from Thermoplasma sp. Kam2015 and contains these coding sequences:
- a CDS encoding archaellin/type IV pilin N-terminal domain-containing protein, with translation MRFDRQDKAVSPIIATILLIAITIVLAATLYSLLGGYVSLISAPTPQASMTITNQTQQNSNDGVYTIYISGVNQNISLSKVTLEFQSSNGNVTEIPLTQGTIETQYWKVTVNGPDYLSALTVITISSLPNNGNPFIKFVKLVDTVTDGTIASQSVGLASATS
- a CDS encoding tRNA (adenine-N1)-methyltransferase, with amino-acid sequence MILVSEDEFGKFDENSKSILVRNRKYHLDPSIVIDPGDEIIVQGKRFIASEFQPIYFGKLIKRNTQIISEIDASYIIARTGIRPDRDVLEIGVGSGNMSSYILWALNGSGSLTIVERDEENLRKALDNINEFYDTANIRVNLCELKDFGSDRSYDAIIADIPDPWDYAEKISSMLKPGGIVSFYLPNFDQSEKTVVSMAASGLKHLETVELMKRRILVREGATRPASDDLTHTAFITFAIRRSGIEYRI